One Deinococcus aerius genomic region harbors:
- the hemB gene encoding porphobilinogen synthase, whose protein sequence is MLDRPRRLRRTAGLRALIREVTLSPSHFIHPIFVHEQETQEPIATMPGVSRHSVAGAVEQARMARDLGITSVILFGIPDEKDPQGSQAYAEGGVIQRAAAAIKAALPEVTVITDTCLCEYTDHGHCGPLCQTADGDWTVDNDAALELLAQTAVSQARAGADVVAPSAMMDGQVGAIRAALDAAGYEHVPVMAYAVKYASAYYGPFRDAAGSAPSVGNRASYQMDPAGGEREALREARLDAEQGADYLMVKPALAYLDMIRLLRDSFDLPLVAYNVSGEYALVKAAVQAGYMDERRTVLETLTGMRRAGADAIITYHALDAARWLREG, encoded by the coding sequence ATGCTCGACCGCCCCCGCCGCCTTCGCCGCACCGCTGGCCTGCGCGCCCTGATCCGCGAGGTGACCCTGTCGCCGTCGCACTTCATCCACCCCATCTTCGTCCACGAGCAGGAGACGCAAGAACCCATCGCCACCATGCCGGGTGTGAGCCGCCACAGCGTCGCCGGGGCGGTAGAGCAGGCGCGGATGGCCCGCGACCTGGGCATCACCAGCGTGATCCTCTTCGGCATTCCCGACGAGAAGGACCCCCAGGGCAGCCAGGCGTATGCCGAGGGCGGCGTGATCCAGCGCGCGGCGGCGGCGATCAAGGCCGCGTTGCCGGAGGTCACCGTGATCACCGATACCTGCCTGTGCGAGTACACCGACCACGGGCACTGTGGGCCGCTGTGCCAGACGGCGGACGGCGACTGGACGGTGGACAACGACGCGGCGCTGGAACTCCTGGCGCAAACAGCGGTGTCGCAGGCCCGGGCCGGGGCGGACGTGGTGGCCCCCAGCGCGATGATGGACGGTCAGGTCGGCGCCATCCGCGCGGCCCTCGACGCGGCGGGCTACGAGCATGTCCCCGTCATGGCCTACGCGGTGAAGTACGCCAGCGCCTACTACGGCCCCTTCCGCGACGCGGCGGGCAGTGCCCCCAGCGTGGGCAACCGCGCTTCTTACCAGATGGACCCGGCGGGCGGCGAGCGCGAGGCGCTGCGGGAAGCCCGCCTGGACGCGGAGCAGGGCGCCGACTACCTGATGGTCAAGCCCGCCCTGGCCTACCTCGACATGATCCGGCTGCTGCGTGACTCCTTCGACCTGCCCCTTGTCGCCTACAACGTCAGCGGCGAGTACGCGCTCGTGAAGGCGGCGGTGCAGGCGGGCTACATGGACGAGCGCCGCACGGTGCTGGAGACGCTGACGGGGATGCGCCGGGCCGGGGCCGACGCGATCATCACCTACCACGCGCTGGACGCGGCCCGCTGGTTGCGGGAGGGCTGA
- a CDS encoding transcriptional regulator: MTDAAGPVVAIPVYAGVSELELGIMVAVCRLCGGAEATRTVNRSRASIVTAGGLVSTPHVLYAALPDPAGLLVPGGPGAQKAARDPLLREFLARHAALPTGASGSGLLLLGDAGTLRGRPVGGPADLEGTLWGYAPDEVRPGQVVTDGGLTTTPGGLPALHAALAVAARVWGEDVAKDAARRLGHA; encoded by the coding sequence ATGACCGACGCGGCTGGTCCCGTCGTCGCCATCCCCGTCTACGCGGGCGTCAGCGAACTCGAACTGGGGATCATGGTCGCGGTGTGCCGCCTGTGTGGGGGGGCCGAAGCGACCCGGACGGTCAACCGCTCGCGGGCGAGCATCGTGACCGCTGGGGGGTTGGTAAGTACGCCGCACGTGCTGTACGCGGCGCTGCCCGATCCCGCTGGCCTGCTCGTCCCCGGAGGCCCCGGAGCGCAGAAGGCGGCCCGTGACCCCCTGCTGCGCGAGTTCCTGGCCCGTCACGCCGCCCTGCCCACCGGTGCGAGCGGCAGCGGCCTGCTCCTCCTGGGCGACGCGGGCACGCTGCGGGGCCGTCCGGTGGGAGGACCCGCCGACCTCGAAGGCACGCTCTGGGGCTACGCCCCCGACGAGGTGCGTCCCGGCCAGGTGGTCACGGACGGTGGGTTGACGACCACTCCCGGTGGCCTCCCCGCCCTGCACGCGGCCCTTGCCGTCGCCGCGCGGGTCTGGGGCGAGGACGTAGCGAAGGATGCGGCCCGCCGCCTAGGGCACGCCTGA
- a CDS encoding DUF3208 domain-containing protein, whose translation MSTTEDHGAAGGRAAVRLLQGYLWHPKDADVDLEHYLPHELDEAHVLWDAVNPPFAFFENGEPTAGQLFYQFTVLRLYDDKPGGEDLHGDAERASEALNPLLDATPEGVGWQLWEDLREL comes from the coding sequence ATGAGCACCACTGAAGACCACGGGGCCGCGGGGGGCCGCGCCGCCGTGCGCCTGCTCCAGGGCTACCTGTGGCACCCCAAGGACGCCGACGTGGACCTGGAACACTACCTGCCCCACGAACTCGACGAGGCGCACGTGCTGTGGGACGCGGTGAACCCCCCCTTCGCCTTTTTCGAGAACGGCGAGCCGACCGCCGGGCAGCTCTTCTACCAGTTCACCGTCCTGCGCCTGTACGACGACAAGCCGGGGGGCGAGGACCTGCATGGGGACGCCGAGAGGGCCAGCGAGGCGCTCAATCCCCTGCTCGACGCCACCCCCGAGGGCGTGGGCTGGCAACTCTGGGAGGACCTGCGCGAGCTATGA
- a CDS encoding protein-methionine-sulfoxide reductase heme-binding subunit MsrQ, translated as MSRAASSSRSAPRRASPLPWLEPGVVVGGLLPAAILALDAVTGALGANPVQRATLQTGLLALALLLLSLACTPLRLLTGWTWPARIRKALGLLAFGYAALHFLIYLLDHGFSPGLLVEDVLERPFVTAGFAALVLLLPLALTSTRDSVRRMGFPAWQRLHRLVYLAAGLGALHYWWGVKKDHTAPLLAALILAGLLGLRLLRRGRRRP; from the coding sequence ATGAGCCGGGCCGCCTCAAGTTCCCGTTCTGCCCCCCGCCGCGCCTCCCCGCTCCCCTGGCTGGAGCCGGGCGTGGTGGTCGGCGGACTGCTGCCTGCGGCCATCCTCGCCCTCGACGCGGTCACTGGAGCGCTGGGCGCCAATCCCGTCCAGCGGGCCACCCTCCAGACCGGGCTGCTCGCGCTCGCCCTGCTGCTGCTTTCGCTCGCTTGCACCCCGCTGCGCCTGCTCACGGGTTGGACGTGGCCCGCCCGTATTCGGAAGGCCCTCGGCCTGCTCGCCTTCGGGTACGCGGCGCTGCACTTCCTGATCTACCTCCTCGACCACGGCTTCTCGCCCGGCCTGCTCGTGGAGGACGTGCTGGAGCGGCCCTTCGTGACGGCGGGCTTCGCGGCGCTCGTGCTGCTTCTTCCCCTGGCCCTGACGAGCACGCGGGACTCCGTTCGGCGGATGGGCTTCCCCGCGTGGCAACGCCTGCACCGCCTCGTCTACCTCGCCGCCGGGCTGGGCGCGCTTCACTACTGGTGGGGGGTGAAAAAGGACCACACGGCCCCGCTCCTGGCGGCGCTGATCCTCGCCGGGCTGCTGGGGCTGCGCCTGCTGCGCCGGGGGCGGAGGCGCCCTTGA
- the msrP gene encoding protein-methionine-sulfoxide reductase catalytic subunit MsrP, which translates to MTPTPPERDEPGAPDPVRPRREFLRNAALFTGTALALGGGLELLTRRPGAGEAAGEPLVQAPRPTGPYDTTEAVTPWAQATSYNNYYEFGLGKDDPARLAGGLKTRPWTVLIDGEVRKPVRVDIDTLQSWFPLEDRVYRMRCVEGWSMVMPWLGFPLAALLRRVEPTGGAKYVKFTALHDPDQFPGQHTSLLDWPYVEGLRLDEALHPLTLMAVGLDGRVLPNQNGAPLRLVVPWKYGFKSIKAVVRITLTREQPQTTWALAAPDEYGFYANVNPAVPHPRWSQATERRIGELRRRPTLPFNGYAEQVAHLYAGMDLHRFF; encoded by the coding sequence ATGACCCCCACGCCCCCCGAACGTGACGAGCCCGGCGCCCCCGATCCCGTTCGCCCACGCCGCGAGTTCCTGAGAAACGCCGCCCTCTTCACGGGCACGGCCCTCGCGCTGGGAGGCGGTCTGGAACTGCTCACCCGCCGTCCCGGGGCGGGCGAGGCGGCGGGTGAGCCCCTCGTGCAGGCCCCCCGTCCCACCGGTCCCTACGACACCACCGAGGCGGTTACCCCCTGGGCGCAGGCCACGAGCTACAACAACTACTACGAGTTCGGCCTGGGCAAGGACGACCCCGCCCGCCTCGCCGGAGGGCTGAAGACGCGGCCCTGGACCGTCCTGATCGACGGCGAGGTGCGCAAACCCGTGCGGGTGGACATCGACACCTTGCAGTCCTGGTTCCCCCTCGAAGACCGCGTCTACCGCATGCGCTGTGTGGAGGGCTGGTCGATGGTGATGCCCTGGCTGGGCTTTCCCCTCGCGGCGCTGCTGCGGCGGGTCGAGCCCACCGGGGGGGCGAAGTATGTCAAGTTCACCGCCCTGCATGACCCCGACCAGTTTCCCGGCCAGCACACCTCCCTCCTCGACTGGCCCTATGTGGAGGGCCTGCGCCTGGACGAGGCGCTGCATCCCCTCACCCTGATGGCCGTGGGACTGGATGGCCGCGTGCTGCCCAACCAGAACGGGGCGCCGCTGCGGCTGGTCGTGCCGTGGAAGTACGGCTTCAAGAGCATCAAGGCGGTCGTGCGGATCACCCTGACCCGCGAGCAGCCGCAAACCACTTGGGCGCTCGCCGCTCCCGACGAGTACGGCTTCTACGCGAACGTGAACCCCGCCGTGCCCCACCCCCGCTGGAGCCAGGCCACCGAGCGCCGCATCGGTGAGTTGCGCCGCCGCCCCACCCTGCCCTTCAACGGGTACGCCGAACAGGTGGCGCACCTGTACGCGGGCATGGACCTGCACCGCTTCTTCTGA
- a CDS encoding tetratricopeptide repeat protein: MRQTPIRPALVTLALALTVSAGAQSLQAAQALYDQGKWQEAATAAAALNTSAGFALAAEATTAGASLSPDNQKKGLFEKAQGYAKQAIALDKNNADAYFELARAQGRLAQFVGILQSLNLAGDVRKNLDQAIRLRPNMAGAYVALGLWHANLVSKGGAATFLTGAKKNQIVPNFEKAIALEPNVAVHRIEYANALLLQGNRAGAAAQLQKAVSLPAETFWEKRDLEMAKEKLASLQ; the protein is encoded by the coding sequence ATGCGTCAGACCCCCATCCGTCCGGCCCTCGTGACCCTCGCCCTCGCCTTGACCGTCAGCGCCGGGGCGCAGAGCCTTCAGGCGGCCCAGGCCCTCTATGACCAGGGCAAGTGGCAGGAGGCCGCGACCGCTGCCGCCGCCCTGAACACCAGCGCGGGCTTCGCCCTGGCCGCCGAGGCGACGACCGCCGGGGCCAGCCTGAGCCCCGACAACCAGAAGAAGGGCCTGTTCGAGAAGGCCCAGGGCTACGCCAAGCAGGCCATCGCGCTCGACAAGAACAACGCGGACGCCTACTTCGAGCTGGCCCGCGCGCAGGGCCGCCTGGCGCAGTTCGTGGGCATCCTCCAGAGCCTGAACCTCGCGGGCGACGTGCGGAAGAACCTCGACCAGGCCATCCGGCTGCGGCCCAACATGGCGGGCGCGTACGTCGCGCTGGGCCTGTGGCACGCCAACCTCGTCAGCAAGGGCGGGGCCGCCACCTTCCTGACGGGCGCGAAGAAGAACCAGATCGTGCCCAACTTCGAAAAGGCCATCGCGCTGGAGCCGAACGTGGCCGTCCACCGCATCGAGTACGCCAACGCGCTGCTCCTCCAGGGCAACCGGGCCGGGGCCGCCGCGCAGCTCCAGAAGGCCGTGAGCCTCCCCGCCGAGACGTTCTGGGAGAAGCGCGACCTGGAGATGGCGAAGGAGAAGCTGGCGAGCTTGCAGTAG
- a CDS encoding diacylglycerol/lipid kinase family protein — protein MTPIPPARSYAVVLNPSAGRGLAGREWPRLEAELLARGLSFEVISEASGAAALARVEALPTQTAVLAVGGDGTVGALLPALVGTARLLGIIPLGSGNDFAGMLGLRPGDFAGALDRLAFSPRRVDALRATILSGEGEGRTHLLLNGLGMGFDAEVAALTLGAPARLSGFGRYAWAALAALRNLALTPVTVEVDGQVLYSGPSALAAVMNGTRYGGGFQISPASDARDGLLHALASGPVSRAGLLALMGRVLRGRHLGHPRVHHAPGRMVTVTWARPTHLHLDGDLAGRVTAVHAEVLPGAVTLLNG, from the coding sequence GTGACTCCCATTCCTCCAGCGCGGTCCTACGCCGTCGTCCTCAACCCTTCTGCCGGACGTGGCCTTGCCGGGCGCGAGTGGCCCCGGCTGGAGGCAGAACTGCTCGCCCGGGGCCTCTCCTTCGAGGTCATCAGCGAGGCCAGCGGGGCGGCGGCCCTGGCCCGGGTGGAGGCGCTGCCGACACAGACCGCCGTGCTCGCGGTTGGGGGAGACGGGACGGTGGGGGCGCTGCTGCCCGCCCTGGTGGGGACTGCGCGCCTTCTCGGCATCATCCCCCTGGGCAGCGGAAACGATTTCGCGGGCATGCTGGGATTGCGGCCCGGGGACTTCGCGGGGGCGCTGGACCGCCTTGCTTTCTCCCCCCGGCGTGTCGACGCTCTGCGCGCCACCATCCTGTCGGGCGAGGGGGAGGGGAGGACGCACCTCCTGCTCAACGGCCTGGGCATGGGCTTCGACGCGGAGGTCGCGGCGCTGACCCTGGGCGCTCCCGCCCGGCTCTCCGGCTTCGGGCGCTACGCCTGGGCTGCCCTTGCCGCATTGCGAAACCTCGCCCTCACGCCCGTCACGGTGGAGGTGGACGGTCAGGTGCTCTACTCGGGGCCAAGTGCCCTCGCCGCCGTGATGAACGGCACCCGCTATGGCGGCGGCTTCCAGATCAGCCCCGCCTCCGACGCCCGCGACGGCCTGCTGCACGCGCTGGCAAGTGGACCGGTTTCACGCGCGGGGCTCCTGGCCCTGATGGGCCGCGTGCTGCGGGGCCGCCACCTCGGCCACCCCCGCGTCCACCACGCGCCGGGCCGGATGGTCACCGTGACCTGGGCGCGGCCCACCCACCTGCACCTCGACGGGGACCTGGCCGGGCGGGTGACGGCGGTTCACGCGGAGGTGCTGCCGGGAGCGGTGACGCTGCTGAACGGGTAG
- a CDS encoding DNA-binding protein, with product MNKGKMDLGIPKKVQENAALGLRLRDEHGFGGTEVGEHMAEKLAAGGELSPEEVRHVAHYFPRHAHDNLDQTGEDGGKPSRGYIAWLLWGGDEGRAWSEKLTQELDKEN from the coding sequence ATGAATAAGGGAAAGATGGACCTCGGCATTCCGAAGAAGGTGCAGGAGAACGCGGCACTGGGGCTGCGGCTGCGCGACGAGCACGGCTTCGGCGGCACCGAGGTCGGGGAGCACATGGCCGAGAAACTGGCGGCGGGCGGCGAACTCTCCCCCGAGGAGGTGCGGCACGTCGCCCACTACTTTCCCCGGCACGCGCACGACAACCTCGACCAGACGGGCGAGGACGGCGGCAAGCCCTCGCGCGGGTACATCGCCTGGCTGCTCTGGGGCGGCGACGAGGGCCGCGCCTGGAGCGAGAAGTTGACCCAGGAGCTGGACAAGGAGAACTGA
- the wecB gene encoding non-hydrolyzing UDP-N-acetylglucosamine 2-epimerase, whose translation MTGPALPPQPKRIVLAFGTRPEATKMAPVYAALAQQPGLTPLILSTGQQRTMLDEALAVFGLTPDEDLNVMTERQTLADLTGRIVPQAGRKLRELGADMVLVHGDTTTSFCVALSAFYEGIPVGHVEAGLRSGNMQEPFPEEANRRLTGVLTTLDFAPTPGSRANLLGEGKSEEGIFVTGQTAVDAVREVAGRVPLRPGWRARLEAGQRLVTVTMHRRENLPVMREMAEALADVARAHPDCHFVYPVHLNPAVQEAVRPALEGLPNFELVGPLDYANMAPLMAASTLLATDSGGLQEEGAALGVPVAVLRNVTERPEGVEAGVLVLAGNDPVQMRSVLTTLLDDEATLTRMRAARNPYGDGRAAGRIAQAVAWHFGLAPRPEDWA comes from the coding sequence ATGACTGGCCCGGCCCTCCCCCCCCAGCCCAAACGCATCGTCCTCGCCTTCGGCACCCGGCCCGAGGCGACCAAGATGGCGCCCGTATACGCGGCGCTCGCCCAGCAGCCCGGCCTGACGCCCCTGATCCTCTCCACCGGGCAGCAGCGCACCATGCTCGACGAGGCGCTCGCCGTCTTCGGCCTGACCCCCGATGAGGACCTGAACGTGATGACCGAGCGCCAGACCCTGGCCGACCTCACCGGGCGCATCGTGCCGCAGGCGGGCCGCAAACTGCGCGAGCTGGGGGCCGATATGGTGCTTGTCCACGGGGACACCACGACCTCCTTCTGCGTGGCCCTGAGCGCCTTTTACGAGGGGATTCCGGTCGGACACGTCGAGGCGGGGCTCAGGAGCGGGAATATGCAGGAACCCTTTCCCGAGGAGGCCAACCGGCGTTTAACGGGCGTGCTCACCACACTCGATTTCGCCCCCACCCCCGGCAGCCGCGCGAATCTCCTTGGAGAGGGCAAGTCGGAGGAGGGCATCTTCGTGACCGGGCAGACCGCCGTGGACGCCGTACGCGAGGTTGCCGGACGGGTGCCGCTGCGGCCCGGGTGGCGCGCGAGGTTGGAGGCGGGGCAGCGGCTGGTCACCGTCACCATGCACCGCCGAGAGAACCTACCGGTGATGCGGGAGATGGCTGAAGCTCTGGCGGACGTCGCCCGCGCCCACCCCGACTGCCACTTCGTGTATCCCGTCCACCTCAACCCGGCGGTGCAGGAGGCGGTGCGGCCCGCGCTGGAGGGGCTCCCCAACTTCGAGCTGGTAGGGCCGCTCGACTACGCGAACATGGCGCCCCTGATGGCGGCCTCGACCCTGCTCGCCACCGACAGCGGCGGCCTGCAGGAGGAGGGGGCCGCGCTCGGCGTGCCCGTGGCCGTCCTCCGCAACGTCACCGAGCGGCCCGAGGGGGTGGAGGCGGGCGTCCTCGTCCTGGCCGGGAACGACCCGGTGCAGATGCGCTCCGTTCTGACGACCCTGCTGGACGACGAGGCGACGCTTACCCGGATGCGCGCGGCCCGCAATCCCTACGGCGACGGGCGGGCGGCGGGGCGCATCGCTCAGGCGGTGGCGTGGCACTTCGGGCTGGCCCCGAGGCCCGAGGACTGGGCGTAG
- a CDS encoding MraY family glycosyltransferase: protein MESLKALAAQFGIADLFGRGFFSVLLTFLTAWVFTWRFIPRVREFAIKAGWADMPNERRLNKEPLPNAGGLAIFAGFLISVVVAWALRPIVIEQVNIQVLAILLGASVLVLTGFIDDQFGLSPLFRLLVQALAAVLLIVNGLRIDFNAIPFLPTLPGPLNEPLSVALTLLWIVGLTNAVNLMDGVDGVVGGVGFVVSMVLLVTAAQFPDRAAAVVLLAGLAGAALGYLRHNFNPSRIIMGDAGAYLFGYTLAAVSLLGTLKVSAGASLLVPLIVLALPVLDTTQVVIGRLARGIRNPLGHPDKTHIHHRVLARTASARHTAVILWGVALLCGVIGMVAQGVPLAAIVATVAAVLVCLWFVAYRRVRALDREAARVSG, encoded by the coding sequence ATGGAGTCCCTCAAGGCGCTCGCGGCGCAATTCGGTATCGCGGACCTGTTCGGGCGCGGTTTTTTCAGCGTACTTCTCACGTTCCTGACGGCGTGGGTGTTTACCTGGCGCTTCATTCCCCGGGTGCGGGAGTTCGCCATCAAGGCCGGGTGGGCGGATATGCCCAACGAGCGGCGGCTGAACAAGGAGCCGCTGCCCAACGCGGGCGGCCTGGCGATCTTCGCGGGCTTCCTCATCAGCGTGGTCGTCGCCTGGGCGCTGCGGCCCATCGTGATCGAGCAGGTGAATATTCAGGTGCTGGCGATCCTGCTGGGCGCCTCGGTCCTCGTGCTGACGGGCTTTATCGACGACCAGTTCGGCCTCTCGCCCCTCTTCCGGCTGCTGGTGCAGGCGCTCGCGGCGGTGCTGCTGATCGTCAACGGGCTGCGGATCGACTTCAACGCGATCCCCTTCCTGCCCACGCTGCCCGGGCCGCTGAATGAGCCGCTGAGCGTGGCGCTCACGCTGCTGTGGATCGTGGGCCTGACGAACGCCGTCAACCTGATGGACGGGGTGGACGGGGTGGTGGGCGGCGTGGGCTTCGTCGTGAGCATGGTGCTGCTCGTCACGGCGGCGCAGTTCCCCGACCGGGCGGCGGCGGTCGTGCTGCTCGCGGGGCTGGCGGGGGCAGCGCTGGGCTACCTGCGGCACAACTTCAACCCCAGCCGCATCATCATGGGGGACGCGGGGGCGTACCTGTTCGGGTACACCCTCGCCGCCGTGAGTCTGCTGGGCACCCTCAAGGTGAGCGCGGGGGCCAGCCTGCTCGTGCCGCTCATCGTTCTGGCGCTGCCGGTGCTGGACACCACCCAGGTCGTGATCGGGCGGCTGGCACGCGGCATCCGCAACCCGCTCGGCCACCCCGACAAGACGCACATCCACCACCGGGTGCTGGCGCGCACCGCCTCGGCCCGGCACACCGCCGTCATCCTGTGGGGCGTGGCGCTGCTCTGCGGCGTGATCGGGATGGTGGCGCAGGGGGTGCCGCTCGCCGCTATCGTGGCGACGGTGGCCGCCGTGCTGGTGTGCCTGTGGTTCGTCGCCTACCGCCGGGTGCGGGCGCTCGACCGCGAGGCGGCGCGGGTGAGCGGGTAG
- the upp gene encoding uracil phosphoribosyltransferase: MVTAVTHPLVQHKVSLMRDVHTGVKEFRELAAEVSMLLAYEAMRDLDLSPTHLTTPIQEGDFPMLSGKKLALVAILRAGLVMTDGILNLVPAAKVGHIGLYRDPQTLQPVAYYNKLPADIAERRVFLTDPMLATGGSASAAIQFLKDAGAQTIKLMCILAAPEGIAVIERDHPDVEIVVAAVDEKLNDHGYIVPGLGDAGDRIYGTK, encoded by the coding sequence ATGGTCACGGCCGTCACCCACCCCCTCGTCCAGCACAAGGTCTCCCTGATGCGCGACGTTCACACCGGCGTCAAGGAGTTCCGCGAACTCGCCGCCGAGGTCTCCATGCTCCTCGCCTACGAGGCGATGCGGGACCTGGACCTGAGCCCCACCCACCTCACGACGCCCATTCAGGAGGGCGACTTCCCCATGCTCAGCGGCAAGAAGCTCGCCCTGGTCGCCATCCTGCGCGCGGGCCTTGTCATGACCGACGGCATCCTGAACCTGGTGCCCGCCGCCAAGGTGGGGCATATCGGGCTGTACCGCGACCCCCAGACCCTCCAGCCGGTCGCCTACTACAACAAGCTCCCCGCCGACATCGCCGAGCGCCGGGTGTTTCTCACCGACCCCATGCTCGCCACGGGTGGGAGCGCCAGCGCGGCCATTCAGTTCCTCAAGGACGCGGGCGCCCAGACCATCAAGCTGATGTGCATCCTCGCCGCCCCCGAGGGCATCGCCGTGATCGAGCGCGACCACCCGGACGTGGAGATCGTGGTCGCCGCCGTGGACGAGAAATTGAACGACCACGGGTACATCGTGCCGGGGCTGGGGGACGCGGGGGACCGGATTTACGGGACGAAGTAG
- a CDS encoding M-like protein: MTDRDDTQNVPSEAVKSEDEISNVDLQFMGRTDEHRDAVKDAHAEARIADEFQDLGLDKQDVASDGSMITSDPASTNPGNETSVDTSQDS, translated from the coding sequence ATGACCGACCGCGACGATACCCAGAACGTCCCGTCCGAGGCTGTCAAGTCCGAGGACGAGATCAGCAACGTGGACCTGCAATTCATGGGCCGCACCGACGAGCACCGCGACGCTGTCAAGGACGCCCATGCCGAGGCGAGGATCGCCGACGAGTTCCAGGACCTCGGGCTGGACAAGCAGGATGTGGCCTCCGACGGCAGCATGATCACCAGCGACCCGGCCAGCACGAACCCGGGGAACGAGACCTCGGTGGACACCAGCCAGGACAGTTGA
- a CDS encoding DUF58 domain-containing protein gives MSRRPPRVTLTREFPPQGFEGDHLPYLVRVEVESRWPLRVLVEDPTPLTVVAGEQVAVGGLTLGRSVAERHTTLALNRRGEYAWAGGTLRWADPLGLFWHSAPLGVPARVEVYPGTHGLVLPDLLRPLLSEGTLSRTLGLEDPISLRGARPYLPGDPPGRVHWRLSARTGALTVRELDRTAASSVTVFLDLNGTETFVDSVVRLASSLIQEALALDLPACVATTAGATPTGRTPETLRAALRLLARAAPDPAPPTIPPTRAGGNLIVLTQRAGPALVEQAMRARATASRVALVAVPEGFYLEPGETPRRQWVEAPDTVRDLERRAGILAEAGVLVFVLRGNQSVLRLGA, from the coding sequence GTGTCGCGCCGCCCGCCCCGGGTGACGCTGACGCGCGAGTTTCCGCCCCAGGGCTTCGAGGGGGACCATCTCCCGTACCTCGTGCGCGTCGAGGTCGAGTCCCGCTGGCCCCTGCGCGTGCTCGTCGAGGACCCCACCCCCCTGACGGTCGTGGCCGGGGAACAGGTGGCCGTGGGCGGGCTGACCCTCGGGCGCAGCGTGGCCGAGCGGCATACGACCCTCGCCCTCAACCGCCGGGGCGAATATGCCTGGGCGGGCGGCACGCTGCGCTGGGCCGATCCCCTGGGCCTCTTCTGGCATTCCGCCCCGCTGGGGGTTCCCGCCCGGGTGGAGGTCTATCCCGGCACGCACGGCCTGGTTCTCCCCGACCTGCTGCGCCCGCTGCTGAGCGAGGGCACCCTCTCGCGCACCCTGGGACTGGAGGACCCCATCAGCCTGCGCGGGGCGCGGCCCTACCTGCCGGGTGATCCGCCGGGGCGCGTCCACTGGCGCCTCTCGGCCCGCACCGGGGCTCTCACGGTGCGCGAACTCGACCGGACCGCCGCGAGCAGCGTGACGGTCTTTCTCGACCTGAACGGCACCGAGACCTTCGTGGACAGTGTGGTGCGCCTGGCGAGCAGCCTGATTCAGGAGGCGTTGGCGCTCGACCTGCCCGCCTGCGTCGCCACAACCGCCGGAGCGACACCCACCGGCCGCACCCCGGAGACGTTGCGTGCGGCCCTGCGCCTCCTCGCCCGCGCCGCCCCCGACCCCGCCCCGCCGACCATCCCACCGACCCGGGCGGGGGGCAACCTCATCGTGCTGACGCAGCGGGCCGGACCTGCCCTCGTCGAGCAGGCCATGCGTGCCCGCGCCACCGCGAGCCGCGTCGCCCTCGTCGCCGTGCCGGAGGGCTTTTACCTGGAACCCGGCGAGACGCCCCGCCGTCAGTGGGTCGAGGCGCCCGACACGGTGCGCGACCTGGAGCGCCGGGCCGGGATTCTGGCCGAGGCGGGGGTGCTTGTGTTCGTGCTGCGCGGCAACCAGAGCGTGCTGCGGCTGGGCGCGTGA